One Gemmatimonadota bacterium genomic window, ATTGCGGTGATCGTACAACTCTCCCTCATCCAGATTCCCGTAAAACACCAGCCGAAAATCTCGCGTGCGAATCGCCGACACCTTGCCTCCGGGATTGCCCCAATCCCATTCGCAAAACGCCGCGTCTTTCCCATTTCCCTTGCCATTCACAACCGGAATCAAATCGCGCCCATCGCACCCATCGGGAATGGGAATATTGCAGAGCCGACACAGCGTGGGATACCAATCGACCGATTCCACAATCGCATCACACCTCGCGCCAGACGGCCCCCCCGGATAGCGCAAGACAAAAGGAATGCGGTGGATCGAATCGTAAATCCCAAAATTCTTGTGAAACAACCCGTGATCACCCGCAAAATCCCCGTGATCCGCACAATACAACACCACGGTATTCTCCAACTCCCCCACCTCATCCAGATAATCCAGCACCCGACCAATCTCGGAATCAATCGCCGTAATCAGCGCGTAATAACTCGCCAAACAGCGCTTCAAGCGATCGGGATTTGGATCGGCCAGAGGATACCCACACCCATCGGCCAAACGCTCTTGCATAAACTCGGGCTTGCCGGCAAAGTGACGCTCAAAATAATCAATCGCACTATCGGGCAACACCATCTCATCCGGATTGTACATATCAAAATGCTCTGCCGCAGGCGCAATCGGCGCATGGGGCCTTTGAAAACTCATGTGCAAAAAAAACGGCCGCTCATCGTCTCGCTCCTTCAAAAACGCCAGCGACTCATTGCCCGTATAATGCTCAATCGAATGCTGGTATGGCAATTTGGCTGGCGCACTGCCATCCATCGTATATTCCTGCCCGGGTCTGGCCGAGCCTTCTTCGTAAAAATCCGACAACCCCAGATCTTCCAGATACTTAAAATAATGCGTCTCGGTTGGATCCAAATGCGTCGCATCGCACAAATCCGTATATCTGATACGCTCAAAACCATCCTCATCCCAGCG contains:
- a CDS encoding sulfatase-like hydrolase/transferase; translation: MARRPNVLWLMSDQHNANCTGFAAHPNVRTPNMDRIADEGVVFTRAFCNNPICSPSRICFMTGQYCHTHRMFGNDHSEIPEANPNTLACQFRRYGYQTAVIGKAHMVRRWDEDGFERIRYTDLCDATHLDPTETHYFKYLEDLGLSDFYEEGSARPGQEYTMDGSAPAKLPYQHSIEHYTGNESLAFLKERDDERPFFLHMSFQRPHAPIAPAAEHFDMYNPDEMVLPDSAIDYFERHFAGKPEFMQERLADGCGYPLADPNPDRLKRCLASYYALITAIDSEIGRVLDYLDEVGELENTVVLYCADHGDFAGDHGLFHKNFGIYDSIHRIPFVLRYPGGPSGARCDAIVESVDWYPTLCRLCNIPIPDGCDGRDLIPVVNGKGNGKDAAFCEWDWGNPGGKVSAIRTRDFRLVFYGNLDEGELYDHRNDPGEIENVWADPEYADARFDLLAQLMRFTLQYRTDTGRSSHEKGLNKRFAPTNLVHKGRRYWRDLKEAYTKKTVWPPGD